Proteins from a single region of Flavobacterium sp. YJ01:
- a CDS encoding virulence RhuM family protein: MENNETKFIIYNHPSGNVRVDVFVQDETVWLTQKGMSELFDTTTQNITTHLKNIFGSGELEENSTCKEILQVQLEGNRQVSRNQKFYNLDAIISVGYRVNSTKATQFRIWATQTLKEYIIKGFVLDDERLKQGQTIFGKDYFKELLRRVRSIRTSERRIYQQVSDIFAECSIDYDRNSEITKNFYAMVQNKFHFAITGNTAAEIIHKNADKTKDNMGLTSWKNAPDGRIIKSDVIIAKNYLQEKEISQLERTVTGYFDYIESLIERENTFTMEQLATSVNKFLSFNEYKILEGKGNISKIQADKKAIKEYDEFNKTQKIISDFDKEIKQIGKKK; encoded by the coding sequence ATGGAAAATAACGAAACTAAATTTATAATTTATAATCATCCAAGCGGAAATGTTCGGGTTGATGTCTTTGTACAAGATGAAACAGTTTGGCTCACACAAAAAGGTATGAGTGAATTGTTTGATACGACAACACAAAATATTACAACGCATTTAAAAAACATTTTTGGATCAGGTGAATTAGAGGAAAATTCAACTTGTAAAGAAATTTTACAAGTTCAACTTGAAGGTAATCGTCAAGTTTCTAGGAACCAAAAATTCTATAATCTTGACGCAATTATATCTGTCGGTTACAGAGTAAATTCAACAAAAGCTACACAATTTAGAATCTGGGCGACTCAAACTTTAAAAGAATATATAATTAAAGGTTTTGTTTTAGATGATGAACGTCTAAAACAAGGACAGACCATTTTTGGCAAAGATTACTTTAAAGAATTATTGCGCAGAGTACGTTCTATTCGTACAAGTGAACGTCGAATTTACCAACAAGTAAGTGATATTTTTGCTGAATGTAGTATTGATTATGATAGAAATTCGGAGATAACTAAAAATTTCTATGCTATGGTTCAAAATAAATTCCATTTTGCTATAACCGGAAATACCGCTGCAGAAATTATCCATAAAAATGCAGATAAAACTAAAGATAATATGGGACTTACATCTTGGAAAAATGCTCCAGATGGAAGAATTATAAAGTCAGATGTGATTATTGCTAAAAACTATTTACAGGAGAAAGAAATTAGTCAATTAGAAAGAACTGTTACAGGTTATTTCGATTACATAGAAAGTTTAATTGAGAGAGAAAATACTTTTACTATGGAACAATTGGCTACAAGTGTAAATAAATTTCTTTCTTTCAATGAATACAAAATTCTAGAGGGAAAAGGAAATATATCGAAAATCCAAGCGGATAAAAAAGCGATTAAAGAATATGATGAGTTCAATAAAACTCAAAAAATAATTTCAGATTTTGACAAAGAAATTAAGCAAATCGGAAAGAAAAAATGA
- a CDS encoding phosphopantetheine-binding protein — MEALKEELKNKIITTLNLEDIAVEDIADNDPLFGDGLGLDSIDALELIVILDKDYGIKLVDPKEGKTIFQSIETMAAYISANRTK; from the coding sequence ATGGAAGCATTAAAAGAAGAATTAAAAAATAAAATCATAACTACTTTAAACCTTGAAGATATCGCAGTTGAAGATATTGCTGATAACGATCCTTTGTTTGGAGACGGTTTAGGTTTAGACTCGATTGATGCACTTGAATTGATCGTGATTTTAGATAAAGATTACGGAATTAAATTAGTAGATCCGAAAGAAGGAAAAACAATTTTCCAATCTATCGAAACTATGGCGGCGTATATCAGCGCTAACAGAACGAAGTAA
- a CDS encoding polysaccharide deacetylase family protein, with translation MITHKNITIFFIILLILLNFLNLYITINFLWFLGIILIWIGINAVGSSRISSNYHVKAYCNNPLEKEKKIALTFDDGPSEFTLEVLALLKKYNAKATFFCIGKNIEKHPKILKQIITEGHLVGNHSYSHSKLFDFYNEDKITDELRKTDELLEKFTSKKINFFRPPYGVTTPSIRRALKITGHKTIGWNIRSLDGGTKNQELIFNRIIKRVSPGGIVLLHDTGKHSVLVLEQFLQFLKQNNYQVVSTEELLNLNAYEIEH, from the coding sequence ATGATAACGCATAAAAACATTACGATATTTTTTATCATTTTATTGATTCTTTTAAACTTTCTGAATCTTTATATAACGATAAATTTTCTTTGGTTTTTAGGAATCATCTTAATTTGGATTGGAATAAATGCTGTTGGTTCTTCGAGAATTTCTTCCAATTATCATGTAAAAGCTTATTGCAATAATCCTTTAGAAAAAGAAAAAAAAATCGCACTTACTTTTGATGACGGTCCAAGCGAATTTACTTTAGAAGTTTTAGCACTTCTTAAAAAATACAATGCTAAAGCCACTTTTTTCTGTATTGGGAAAAACATCGAAAAACATCCCAAAATTTTAAAACAAATTATTACCGAAGGTCATTTGGTTGGAAATCATTCTTATTCTCACTCTAAATTATTCGATTTTTACAATGAAGATAAAATAACGGATGAACTTCGTAAAACAGATGAATTGCTGGAAAAATTTACTTCCAAAAAAATAAACTTTTTTCGTCCGCCTTATGGAGTTACTACACCTTCGATTCGAAGAGCTTTAAAAATTACCGGACATAAAACAATTGGCTGGAATATTCGTTCTCTTGATGGAGGAACTAAAAATCAGGAATTAATTTTCAATCGAATTATTAAACGTGTTTCTCCCGGCGGAATTGTACTTTTGCATGATACGGGAAAACATTCTGTTTTGGTCTTGGAACAGTTTTTGCAATTTTTAAAGCAAAATAATTATCAAGTCGTTTCGACCGAAGAACTTTTGAATCTTAATGCTTATGAAATTGAACACTGA
- a CDS encoding outer membrane lipoprotein carrier protein LolA: MKTKIAILILFISGSLFAQEQKMTDAEIASFKQDVNVVAKKIKTLSTDFVQYKHLDFLSKDIETSGKMVFKEPALLQWQYKKPYNYSITFKNGKILINDEGKKSAVDIGNSKIFARINKLIVGSVSGNMFDDKEFTISYFKLKGQNLAKFIPKDATLKKYIKQIELTFDKEEATVVQVKLLESSEDYTRIVLKNKVINAKIDDSVFTN, encoded by the coding sequence ATGAAAACTAAAATAGCTATACTAATTCTATTTATTTCAGGCAGTTTGTTCGCTCAGGAACAAAAAATGACCGATGCCGAAATTGCATCTTTCAAACAAGACGTAAATGTGGTGGCGAAAAAAATTAAAACTTTAAGTACCGATTTTGTTCAATACAAACATTTAGATTTCCTTTCGAAAGACATTGAAACTTCTGGAAAAATGGTTTTTAAAGAACCTGCTTTACTTCAATGGCAATATAAAAAACCATATAATTACAGCATCACGTTCAAAAATGGAAAAATCCTGATTAACGACGAAGGAAAGAAAAGCGCCGTTGATATTGGAAACAGCAAAATATTTGCAAGAATTAATAAATTAATAGTTGGAAGCGTAAGCGGAAATATGTTTGACGATAAAGAATTTACAATTTCATATTTTAAATTGAAAGGTCAGAATCTGGCGAAATTTATTCCGAAAGATGCGACGCTGAAAAAATACATCAAACAAATTGAACTGACTTTTGATAAAGAAGAAGCAACTGTGGTTCAAGTAAAATTATTAGAATCTTCTGAAGATTATACTAGAATTGTACTTAAAAATAAAGTGATCAATGCAAAAATCGACGATTCAGTTTTTACTAATTAA
- a CDS encoding beta-ketoacyl-[acyl-carrier-protein] synthase family protein has translation MAKGVAITGMGIISAIGNSVEENYLSLIENKIGISRIQNISTVHADLIKVGEIKKTNEDLINELKLNENNNFSRTAMIGTLAAKQAVENAGITSINEFRTGLISATSVGGMDMTEKHYYDYFEKPELVKYITCHDGGDVAEKIAEELGLKGMVTTISTACSSAANSIMLGARLIKTGKLDRVIVGGADALAKFTINGFKTLMILSDDYNKPFDNNRKGLNLGEAAAFLVLESDEIVAKQNKKVLARVSGYGNANDAFHQTASSENGDGAYLAMKKAFEVSGLKPSQIDYINVHGTATPNNDLSEGRALRRIYEEEKVPDFSSTKPFTGHTLAAAAAIEAVYSVLAIQNNVVYPNLNFETQMEEFDLTPQTSIKNKNIEHVLSNSFGFGGNCSTLIFSKS, from the coding sequence ATGGCAAAAGGTGTTGCAATAACGGGAATGGGAATTATTTCTGCGATTGGGAATTCGGTTGAGGAAAATTATCTTTCGTTGATCGAAAACAAAATCGGTATTTCTCGCATTCAAAATATTTCTACGGTTCATGCAGATTTAATCAAAGTTGGAGAAATTAAAAAAACCAACGAAGATCTTATCAATGAATTGAAGTTAAACGAGAATAATAATTTCTCCAGAACCGCTATGATTGGTACTTTAGCAGCAAAACAAGCTGTTGAAAACGCTGGCATTACCTCAATCAACGAATTTAGAACTGGACTTATTTCGGCTACTAGCGTGGGCGGAATGGACATGACAGAGAAACATTATTACGATTATTTCGAAAAACCAGAATTGGTTAAATATATCACTTGTCACGATGGCGGTGATGTTGCCGAAAAAATTGCCGAAGAATTAGGTTTAAAAGGAATGGTAACTACTATTTCTACAGCTTGCTCTTCTGCGGCAAATTCTATTATGCTGGGCGCAAGATTAATTAAAACAGGAAAATTGGATCGCGTAATTGTGGGCGGAGCTGATGCTTTGGCAAAATTTACCATCAACGGATTTAAGACTTTGATGATTCTATCTGACGATTACAACAAACCTTTCGACAATAACAGAAAAGGATTGAATCTGGGAGAAGCTGCGGCTTTTTTAGTTTTAGAATCGGATGAAATTGTGGCAAAACAAAACAAAAAAGTATTGGCAAGAGTTTCAGGTTATGGAAATGCAAATGACGCTTTTCACCAAACGGCTTCCTCAGAAAATGGAGACGGCGCTTATCTGGCCATGAAAAAAGCGTTTGAAGTTTCAGGTTTAAAACCTTCTCAAATTGACTACATCAACGTTCATGGAACCGCAACGCCAAATAACGATTTATCAGAAGGAAGAGCTTTAAGACGAATTTACGAAGAGGAAAAAGTTCCCGATTTTAGTTCAACAAAACCATTTACAGGTCACACTTTAGCGGCAGCGGCGGCAATTGAAGCTGTTTACAGTGTTTTGGCAATTCAGAATAATGTGGTTTATCCAAATCTGAATTTTGAAACCCAAATGGAAGAATTCGATTTGACTCCGCAGACTTCTATTAAAAATAAAAACATCGAACACGTTTTATCTAATTCTTTTGGGTTTGGAGGAAATTGTTCAACACTTATATTTTCAAAAAGCTAA
- a CDS encoding beta-ketoacyl synthase N-terminal-like domain-containing protein, translated as MKKTYINGVGCISTQKTFDTVFLEEAVVNHDENVLAIVSPAYKEYISPAASRRMAKGVKNGIVASALAMKDANIEKVDAIITGTGLGCIEDSEKFLKSILDNKEEFLTPTSFIQSTHNTVGAQIALLQQCKGYNFTYVNGAVSFESALLDAKMQIEEDEANSILVGGVDENGDYTTALFKLNGRIKKDNSAPYDVLTSTTSGAVYGEGASFFVLENERKDHTYAELLDVSIVNTLEVNEVESEIKSFLKSNNLEISDIDALVLGFDGNASFENYYRNLAENAFAKTPVLYYKHLSGEYDTASAFAFWMASKILKTQEIPEIVKVNSVAKPTFKTILLYNQLSGKNHSFTLLSK; from the coding sequence ATGAAAAAAACATATATAAATGGAGTAGGCTGTATTTCGACTCAAAAAACATTTGATACTGTTTTTTTGGAAGAAGCTGTTGTAAATCATGACGAAAATGTACTCGCGATCGTTTCGCCTGCGTACAAAGAATATATTTCGCCAGCTGCAAGTCGCAGAATGGCAAAAGGCGTAAAAAACGGAATCGTAGCTTCGGCTTTGGCAATGAAAGATGCTAATATCGAAAAGGTAGATGCAATTATTACCGGAACTGGTTTAGGCTGTATTGAAGATTCTGAAAAATTCTTAAAAAGCATTTTAGATAATAAAGAAGAATTTTTAACGCCGACTTCTTTTATCCAATCTACTCATAATACGGTTGGTGCGCAAATTGCACTTTTACAGCAATGTAAAGGTTATAATTTTACTTACGTGAATGGTGCAGTTTCTTTTGAATCGGCACTTTTGGATGCTAAAATGCAAATTGAAGAAGACGAAGCTAATTCTATTTTAGTTGGTGGAGTCGATGAAAATGGCGATTATACTACTGCCCTTTTCAAATTAAACGGACGAATCAAAAAAGACAATTCTGCTCCCTATGATGTTTTAACTTCTACAACAAGCGGAGCTGTTTATGGAGAAGGCGCTAGTTTTTTTGTTTTAGAAAACGAAAGAAAAGACCATACTTACGCAGAACTTTTGGATGTTTCTATTGTAAACACTTTGGAAGTAAATGAAGTAGAATCTGAAATTAAATCATTTTTGAAATCTAATAATTTAGAAATTTCAGATATTGATGCTTTGGTTTTAGGTTTTGACGGAAATGCTTCTTTCGAAAATTATTATAGAAATCTGGCTGAAAATGCTTTTGCAAAAACACCTGTTTTGTATTACAAACATTTAAGCGGCGAATACGATACGGCTTCGGCTTTTGCTTTTTGGATGGCTTCGAAGATTTTAAAAACACAGGAAATTCCAGAAATTGTAAAAGTAAATTCGGTTGCAAAACCGACTTTTAAAACCATTTTATTGTACAATCAATTAAGCGGAAAAAATCATAGTTTTACGTTACTGTCAAAATGA
- a CDS encoding 3-oxoacyl-ACP synthase — MTQNKTYIQNYCTIENNEIVLNGTSVFKIEPTDFADFAKQAYRSFEMQYPKFFKMDALSKLAFLGSELLLSPITSTEEENNIALVLANKSSSLDTDVKYQESISDKENYFPSPAVFVYTLPNICLGEISIRHQLKSENSFFIFDTFNTEFMSNYSNILLNTNKADTVLCGWVEFYNDNYKAFLCTISTTENTEFKNETINTLYNK; from the coding sequence ATGACTCAAAATAAAACTTACATACAAAATTATTGTACGATTGAAAACAACGAAATTGTTCTCAACGGAACTTCTGTATTCAAAATTGAACCAACAGATTTTGCAGATTTTGCCAAACAAGCGTATCGTAGTTTTGAAATGCAATATCCCAAGTTTTTCAAAATGGATGCTTTGAGCAAACTGGCTTTTTTAGGTTCAGAATTGCTTTTGAGTCCGATAACTTCAACAGAAGAAGAAAATAATATTGCTTTGGTTTTGGCCAATAAATCGTCAAGTTTAGATACCGATGTAAAATATCAGGAATCTATTTCAGACAAAGAAAACTATTTTCCGAGTCCAGCGGTCTTTGTTTACACGTTGCCAAATATTTGTTTGGGCGAAATAAGTATTCGTCATCAGCTAAAAAGTGAGAATTCTTTCTTTATATTTGACACCTTTAATACCGAATTTATGTCCAATTATTCTAATATTCTTCTGAATACGAATAAAGCAGATACGGTTTTGTGCGGTTGGGTAGAATTTTACAATGACAATTATAAAGCTTTTCTTTGTACGATTAGTACAACGGAAAACACAGAATTTAAAAACGAAACTATCAATACATTATATAATAAATAA